Proteins from one Catenuloplanes atrovinosus genomic window:
- a CDS encoding dihydrofolate reductase family protein, whose product MGIVHIDLFATLDLVGQAPGGPHEDPEGFPFGGWQAPLSDETTGERVLAGMEGMDALLLGRRTYDIFAAYWPGRDDVIARLFNRIPKYVASRGTPALDWAGSTLLGPDLAGAVEKVRATHEKIHVIGSLNLVQSLLRERLFDRLNLWIHPIVLGVGKKVFDGGAVPSSLELLEPPFTSPKGVLLLRYGLRPGTPGTGDMSD is encoded by the coding sequence ATGGGCATCGTTCACATCGACCTGTTCGCGACGCTGGACCTGGTCGGGCAGGCGCCGGGCGGACCGCACGAGGACCCGGAGGGTTTCCCGTTCGGCGGGTGGCAGGCGCCGCTGTCGGACGAGACGACCGGGGAGCGCGTGCTCGCCGGCATGGAGGGGATGGACGCGCTGCTGCTCGGCCGCCGCACCTACGACATCTTCGCCGCGTACTGGCCGGGGCGCGACGACGTGATCGCCCGGCTGTTCAACCGCATCCCGAAGTACGTCGCCTCGCGCGGCACGCCCGCGCTGGACTGGGCCGGCTCGACGCTGCTCGGCCCGGACCTGGCCGGCGCCGTGGAGAAGGTGCGGGCCACGCACGAGAAGATCCACGTGATCGGCAGCCTGAACCTGGTGCAGTCGCTGCTGCGCGAGCGCCTCTTCGACCGGCTGAACCTGTGGATCCACCCGATCGTGCTCGGCGTCGGCAAGAAGGTGTTCGACGGCGGCGCGGTGCCGTCCAGCCTCGAGCTGCTGGAGCCGCCGTTCACCTCGCCGAAGGGCGTGCTGCTGCTGCGGTACGGCCTGCGCCCCGGCACTCCCGGCACCGGCGACATGAGCGACTGA
- a CDS encoding SDR family oxidoreductase yields the protein MSGIEGKVVAITGASDGIGAVTARMLAARGARVVLGARRADRLERIAAEITEAGGAAAVTVTDVTRRADLASLVALARQRFGRLDVLVSNAGIGPISPLDDLHVAEWDAMIDVNLKGVLYGVAAALPVFRAQGDGHFVNVVSVAGLAVRPGMTVYGATKNAVRTVSEGLRQEGGGGFRVTVVSPGFVRTGFTDTIPNERMRATLTAARDRVAIAPESIGEAIAYAISQPPSVDVNDLVVRATAQD from the coding sequence ATGTCAGGAATCGAGGGCAAGGTCGTCGCGATCACCGGGGCCAGCGACGGCATCGGCGCCGTGACCGCTCGCATGCTGGCCGCGCGCGGCGCCCGGGTCGTGCTGGGCGCCCGCCGCGCCGACCGCCTGGAACGGATCGCCGCGGAGATCACCGAGGCCGGGGGAGCGGCCGCCGTCACCGTCACCGACGTCACCCGGCGTGCCGACCTCGCGTCCCTGGTCGCGCTCGCCCGGCAGCGCTTCGGGCGACTGGACGTGCTGGTCAGCAACGCCGGCATCGGTCCCATCTCGCCCCTCGACGACCTGCACGTGGCCGAGTGGGACGCGATGATCGACGTCAACCTCAAGGGCGTGCTGTACGGCGTGGCCGCCGCGTTGCCGGTCTTCCGCGCGCAGGGCGACGGACACTTCGTCAACGTCGTCTCCGTCGCCGGGCTGGCCGTCCGTCCCGGCATGACGGTCTACGGCGCGACCAAGAACGCGGTCCGCACCGTCTCCGAAGGGCTGCGCCAGGAGGGCGGGGGCGGCTTCCGGGTCACCGTCGTGTCGCCGGGGTTCGTGCGGACCGGCTTCACCGACACGATCCCGAACGAGCGGATGCGGGCCACGCTCACCGCGGCCAGGGACCGGGTCGCGATCGCACCGGAATCGATCGGCGAGGCGATCGCGTACGCCATCTCCCAGCCTCCCTCCGTCGACGTCAACGACCTCGTGGTCCGCGCCACCGCCCAGGACTGA
- a CDS encoding TetR/AcrR family transcriptional regulator, whose amino-acid sequence MAEGTARRADAAQNRERILTAAREELARAADVSMHAIAKRAGVGQGTLYRHFPTREALLLAVYRHDVTELVDAATTLLAETPDPVLALRRWLDRLASFGRVKHGLAGALHAATYADLSAGHYRPVVEAIALLLRAGRDAGRIRDDADAEHLLLLVGFLWRGDPDPDRDRRNGHLLDIVLDGLSTAPRIPLPRR is encoded by the coding sequence ATGGCGGAGGGCACGGCGCGGCGCGCGGACGCGGCGCAGAACCGGGAGCGGATCTTGACGGCCGCACGGGAGGAACTGGCCCGAGCGGCCGACGTCAGCATGCACGCGATCGCGAAGCGGGCCGGCGTCGGCCAGGGCACGCTCTACCGGCACTTCCCGACCCGGGAGGCGCTGCTGCTGGCGGTCTACCGGCACGACGTCACCGAACTGGTCGACGCGGCGACGACGCTGCTGGCCGAGACGCCCGACCCGGTGCTGGCGCTGCGGCGCTGGCTGGACCGGCTGGCCTCGTTCGGCCGGGTCAAGCACGGGCTGGCCGGCGCGCTGCACGCGGCGACGTACGCGGACCTGAGCGCCGGCCACTACCGCCCGGTCGTCGAGGCGATCGCGCTGCTGCTGCGCGCGGGCCGGGACGCCGGCCGGATCCGCGACGACGCCGACGCCGAGCACCTGCTGCTGCTCGTCGGGTTTCTCTGGCGCGGCGACCCGGACCCGGACCGCGACCGGCGGAACGGGCACCTGCTGGACATCGTGCTGGACGGGCTGAGTACCGCCCCGCGGATACCGCTGCCTCGCCGATGA
- a CDS encoding ABC transporter permease, with the protein MLYLAARMARQRIAGLVAVACATMGGAALVAAIGVVAESGLRGHPDPGRLAPADVVVSAPQLYQVPEDLPIALPERAGVPSSLVTALAGLPGVTAAIGDVTVAAAVFGPDGRVLPVEGHGWSSTALLPGTGTGPTGTEEGGRPTGIPDGLTAPAGDAEVAMDAATASAAGVAPGGTVRLSSGGRTGDYRVTAVLDAGGPAVYFADRTAITLSGRTGDRVDLVALRTEPGRADEVADAARALDGGLAVSTGAARGDVADPAAAAARRMLPLLAGSLSGVTLVVMGIIVGGALAVALAGQRRELALLRAVGATPRQIRRLATRQALIASTVASIPGAALGYLVAEAFRGLLAGLGMVPAGLPLLWSPLPAVAAVLLMALTSWIAALCAVLKTSRMPATEAVAGSRTEPRTPSVWRFSAGLVVLAGANALAVLPLVSRTEIGAATTAMAGILAAVGLAMSGPGLLARAGRAMARRLPARAAAPTWLAVANTRGYAVRTAAAISTLAVAVVFTLTYALTQTTVLAGATRDLTDATRAQLSVTAPALGRVPSELAGAVRQVPGVTGAAMVGDTAVIWTYRLFGEEQVEPSAATVLTPDAASVLDLDVRDGDLSGLTGATVAVDAGAARARGVGVGDEITLALGDGTPATARVVAVYGRGLGFGPVVLSRDLAAGHATGLDQRLLVRADSAAAIAAVEALVASRPGTVAGPADPGSARVSPELWLNIAVLGVLLGYLLLGIANKLVTATAQRRDELTLLRLTGATPAQVRAMLRGEATLIWVFATVGGVGLAVVPLMLLSLGFLHRPWPAGPWWIGPAVVGVVGLLAFLSVEIPGRRVLRDASVAV; encoded by the coding sequence ATGCTGTACCTCGCCGCACGCATGGCCCGGCAGCGGATAGCCGGGCTGGTCGCGGTCGCCTGCGCCACGATGGGCGGCGCCGCACTGGTCGCCGCGATCGGCGTGGTCGCGGAGTCCGGCCTGCGCGGGCACCCCGACCCGGGGCGCCTGGCGCCGGCGGACGTGGTGGTGTCCGCGCCGCAGCTCTATCAGGTGCCCGAGGACCTGCCGATCGCGCTGCCGGAGCGGGCCGGCGTGCCGTCCTCGCTGGTCACCGCGCTGGCCGGGCTGCCCGGCGTGACCGCGGCGATCGGCGACGTGACCGTGGCCGCGGCCGTGTTCGGCCCGGACGGGCGGGTGCTGCCGGTCGAGGGGCACGGCTGGTCGTCGACCGCGCTGCTGCCGGGCACCGGGACCGGGCCGACCGGCACCGAGGAGGGCGGGCGGCCGACCGGCATCCCGGACGGGCTGACCGCGCCGGCCGGCGACGCCGAGGTGGCGATGGACGCCGCGACCGCGAGCGCGGCCGGTGTCGCGCCCGGCGGGACCGTGCGGCTCAGCTCCGGCGGGCGGACCGGCGACTACCGGGTCACGGCCGTGCTCGACGCCGGCGGCCCGGCCGTGTACTTCGCCGACCGGACCGCGATCACGCTCAGCGGCCGTACCGGGGACCGGGTGGACCTGGTCGCGCTGCGCACCGAGCCGGGCCGCGCGGACGAGGTCGCGGACGCGGCCCGCGCGCTGGACGGCGGGCTCGCGGTGAGCACCGGCGCGGCGCGCGGCGACGTGGCGGACCCGGCGGCCGCGGCGGCACGGCGGATGCTGCCGCTGCTGGCCGGGTCGCTGTCCGGCGTCACCCTGGTGGTGATGGGCATCATCGTCGGGGGCGCGCTCGCGGTCGCGCTGGCCGGGCAGCGGCGCGAGCTGGCGCTGCTGCGCGCGGTCGGCGCCACGCCCCGGCAGATCCGCCGGCTCGCGACCCGGCAGGCGCTGATCGCCTCCACCGTCGCGTCGATCCCCGGCGCCGCGCTCGGCTACCTGGTGGCGGAGGCGTTCCGCGGGCTGCTGGCCGGGCTGGGCATGGTCCCGGCCGGGCTGCCGCTGCTGTGGAGCCCGCTGCCGGCCGTGGCCGCGGTGCTGCTGATGGCGCTGACCTCGTGGATCGCGGCGCTGTGCGCGGTGCTGAAGACCTCGCGGATGCCGGCGACCGAGGCCGTGGCCGGCTCGCGGACGGAACCGCGTACCCCCTCGGTCTGGCGCTTCTCCGCGGGCCTGGTCGTGCTGGCCGGCGCGAACGCGCTGGCGGTGCTGCCGCTGGTGTCGCGCACCGAGATCGGCGCCGCGACCACCGCGATGGCCGGCATCCTGGCCGCGGTCGGCCTGGCCATGTCCGGTCCCGGCCTGCTGGCCCGCGCCGGTCGCGCGATGGCACGCCGGCTCCCGGCGCGGGCGGCGGCGCCGACGTGGCTCGCGGTCGCCAACACCCGGGGGTACGCGGTGCGCACCGCCGCCGCGATCAGCACGCTCGCGGTCGCGGTGGTGTTCACGCTCACCTACGCGCTGACCCAGACCACGGTGCTGGCCGGCGCCACCCGGGACCTCACGGACGCCACCCGCGCCCAGCTGTCCGTGACCGCGCCGGCGCTGGGCCGGGTGCCGTCCGAGCTGGCCGGCGCGGTCCGGCAGGTGCCCGGCGTGACCGGCGCGGCGATGGTCGGCGACACCGCGGTGATCTGGACGTACCGGCTGTTCGGCGAGGAACAGGTGGAGCCGTCGGCCGCCACCGTGCTGACGCCGGACGCCGCGTCCGTGCTGGACCTGGACGTGCGCGACGGCGACCTGAGCGGGCTGACCGGTGCCACGGTCGCGGTCGACGCCGGTGCGGCGCGCGCTCGCGGCGTGGGGGTGGGCGACGAGATCACGCTGGCGCTCGGCGACGGCACGCCGGCCACCGCGCGGGTGGTCGCGGTCTACGGCCGCGGTCTCGGCTTCGGCCCGGTCGTGCTCTCCCGCGACCTGGCGGCCGGGCACGCCACCGGCCTGGACCAGCGGCTGCTGGTGCGCGCGGACTCCGCGGCGGCGATCGCGGCGGTGGAGGCGCTGGTCGCGTCCCGGCCGGGTACGGTGGCCGGCCCGGCCGACCCCGGGTCCGCGCGCGTGTCGCCGGAGCTGTGGCTGAACATCGCCGTGCTCGGCGTGCTGCTCGGCTACCTGCTGCTCGGCATCGCGAACAAGCTGGTCACCGCGACCGCGCAGCGCCGGGACGAGCTGACGCTGCTGCGGCTGACCGGCGCGACCCCGGCGCAGGTCCGCGCCATGCTGCGCGGCGAGGCCACGCTGATCTGGGTCTTCGCGACCGTGGGCGGCGTGGGGCTGGCGGTCGTACCGCTGATGCTGCTGTCCCTGGGGTTCCTGCACCGGCCGTGGCCGGCCGGGCCGTGGTGGATCGGCCCCGCGGTGGTGGGGGTGGTGGGCCTGCTCGCGTTCCTCAGCGTCGAGATCCCCGGCCGCCGGGTGCTGCGCGACGCATCCGTGGCGGTCTGA
- a CDS encoding sensor histidine kinase yields MSVAEAVQRRLRIGITAVERAGTGMWTGTLALLTLWPLALALVLPRVAPFAMGRLRAVADVERRRLGLPTGLPPQSELRAVLTDPATGRELRWLGLHATVGFFLGAVGLTIAIDIVRDGLFPLYWRFVPAADATPAIGWPLIRTQGGAWLVGLMGAGYLLLTLYALPYLVTLQELPGRRLLRPAPGEDMAMRIAELTATRAAALDAHAVELRRIERALHDGTQNRLVAVNVLLGAARRAVRRDPDTADEILERAQSAAELALAELRGVVRSILPPVLSDRSLPDALASLAATCPVPVTVDADVPGRCAASVEATAYFVAAEALTNVAKHSGASRASITLTRAADVLRLVVTDDGHGGADADGGTGLTGIRRRAEAHDGTVTLTSPVGGPTTVEVELPCGL; encoded by the coding sequence ATGTCCGTCGCCGAGGCCGTCCAACGGCGCCTCCGGATCGGGATCACGGCCGTGGAGCGCGCCGGGACCGGCATGTGGACCGGCACCCTGGCGCTGCTGACGCTGTGGCCGCTCGCGCTGGCGCTGGTCCTGCCGCGCGTCGCGCCGTTCGCCATGGGGCGGCTGCGCGCGGTCGCGGACGTGGAGCGCCGCCGCCTCGGCCTGCCCACCGGCCTGCCGCCGCAAAGTGAGCTGCGCGCCGTGCTCACCGACCCGGCGACCGGCCGCGAGCTGCGCTGGCTCGGGCTGCACGCCACCGTGGGGTTCTTCCTCGGCGCGGTCGGGCTGACCATCGCGATCGACATCGTGCGCGACGGGTTGTTCCCGCTCTACTGGCGGTTCGTCCCGGCCGCGGACGCGACGCCGGCCATCGGCTGGCCGCTGATCCGCACCCAGGGCGGCGCCTGGCTGGTCGGGCTGATGGGCGCCGGATACCTGCTGCTCACGCTGTACGCGCTGCCGTACCTGGTCACGCTCCAGGAGCTGCCCGGCCGGCGACTGCTGCGGCCCGCGCCCGGCGAGGACATGGCGATGCGGATCGCGGAGCTGACCGCCACCCGCGCCGCCGCGCTGGACGCGCACGCGGTGGAGCTGCGCCGCATCGAGCGCGCGCTGCACGACGGCACCCAGAACCGGCTGGTCGCGGTGAACGTGCTGCTCGGCGCGGCCCGGCGCGCGGTCCGCCGGGACCCGGACACCGCGGACGAGATCCTGGAGCGCGCGCAGAGCGCGGCCGAACTGGCCCTCGCGGAGCTGCGCGGGGTGGTGCGCAGTATCCTGCCGCCGGTGCTGTCCGATCGAAGTCTCCCCGACGCGCTCGCCTCGCTGGCCGCGACCTGCCCGGTCCCGGTCACGGTCGACGCGGACGTGCCCGGCCGGTGCGCGGCGTCCGTGGAGGCGACCGCGTACTTCGTGGCCGCCGAGGCGCTGACCAACGTCGCCAAGCACAGCGGCGCCTCCCGGGCCTCGATCACGCTCACCCGCGCGGCGGACGTGCTGCGCCTGGTCGTCACGGACGACGGCCACGGCGGCGCGGACGCCGACGGCGGGACCGGCCTGACCGGCATCCGCCGCCGGGCCGAGGCGCACGACGGCACCGTCACGCTGACCAGCCCGGTGGGCGGTCCGACCACTGTGGAGGTGGAGCTGCCGTGCGGATTGTGA
- a CDS encoding alcohol dehydrogenase catalytic domain-containing protein: MTMRAVVLTGPGPVENLSVRDLPIPEPEPGWVRIAVRAFGLNRSELHLRLGYAHNARFPIVPGIEATGVVDAAPGTDLRPGQQVVAMMGGMGRAFDGGYAEYTVVPRAQVIPFRSELPWEVLGAVPETLQTAYGSLTVGLDLRPGQTLLIRGGTSALGYATAALARDLGATVLATTRQRARLDDLAAHGVDHPLLDDGAVAASVRRILPDGVDAALELVGTPTLPDTLAATRVHGTVCMAGMLSNVWTVPDFYPIAYLPAGVRLTGYSGDASDLPPAVLQRALDQIAAGTLTLGPITTYPLDRIRDAHHDIETNAISGKAVALPHPPL; the protein is encoded by the coding sequence ATGACCATGCGAGCTGTCGTGCTGACCGGTCCGGGACCGGTCGAGAATCTGTCCGTGCGGGATCTGCCGATCCCGGAGCCGGAGCCGGGGTGGGTACGCATCGCGGTGCGCGCGTTCGGCCTGAACCGCTCCGAACTGCACCTCCGGCTCGGGTACGCGCACAACGCCCGCTTCCCGATCGTGCCCGGCATCGAGGCCACCGGCGTGGTGGACGCCGCGCCCGGCACGGACCTGCGGCCCGGCCAGCAGGTGGTGGCCATGATGGGCGGGATGGGCCGCGCGTTCGACGGCGGCTACGCGGAGTACACGGTGGTGCCGCGCGCGCAGGTGATCCCGTTCCGGTCCGAGCTGCCGTGGGAGGTGCTCGGCGCGGTGCCGGAGACGCTGCAGACCGCGTACGGCTCGCTCACCGTCGGCCTCGACCTGCGCCCCGGGCAGACGCTGCTGATCCGGGGCGGCACGTCCGCGCTCGGCTACGCCACCGCGGCACTGGCCCGCGACCTCGGCGCGACCGTGCTCGCCACCACGCGGCAGCGCGCCCGCCTCGATGACCTCGCCGCCCACGGCGTCGATCATCCACTGCTCGACGACGGCGCGGTGGCCGCCTCCGTCCGCCGCATCCTGCCGGACGGCGTGGACGCGGCGCTGGAACTGGTCGGCACGCCCACGCTCCCGGACACGCTGGCGGCCACGCGCGTGCACGGAACCGTGTGCATGGCCGGAATGCTGTCCAACGTGTGGACCGTGCCGGACTTCTACCCGATCGCCTACCTCCCGGCCGGCGTGCGGCTGACCGGCTACAGCGGCGACGCGTCCGACCTGCCGCCGGCCGTGCTCCAGCGCGCGCTCGACCAGATCGCGGCCGGCACGCTCACGCTCGGCCCGATCACCACCTACCCGCTCGACCGCATCCGCGACGCCCACCACGACATCGAAACCAACGCCATCAGCGGCAAGGCCGTCGCCCTCCCCCACCCACCCCTCTAG
- a CDS encoding response regulator transcription factor: protein MRIVIAEDDALLREGLALLLRAEGLDVVDTADNPVTFLAAVDEHEPDVAIVDVRMPPTHTDEGIQAAVEARRRRPGLAVLVLSAYVEQAFATELFTQGGGSLGYMLKERVGRVEEFMAALHRVAGGGTAIDPEVVAQLLTRTRPDSKLARLSPRERDVLALMAEGLGNAAIAEKLFVTDGAVHKHIRSIFAKLELSPDDQTDRRVAAVLHYLRGEASR, encoded by the coding sequence GTGCGGATTGTGATCGCGGAGGACGACGCGCTGCTGCGCGAGGGCCTGGCGCTGCTGCTGCGCGCGGAGGGCCTGGACGTGGTGGACACCGCGGACAACCCGGTGACGTTCCTCGCCGCCGTGGACGAGCACGAGCCCGACGTGGCCATCGTCGACGTGCGCATGCCGCCCACCCACACCGACGAGGGCATCCAGGCCGCCGTCGAGGCGCGCCGCCGGCGGCCCGGCCTCGCCGTGCTGGTGCTCTCCGCGTACGTCGAGCAGGCGTTCGCCACCGAGCTGTTCACCCAGGGCGGCGGCAGCCTGGGTTACATGCTCAAGGAGCGTGTCGGCCGGGTCGAGGAGTTCATGGCCGCGCTGCACCGGGTGGCCGGCGGCGGCACCGCCATCGACCCCGAGGTGGTGGCACAGCTGCTCACCCGCACCCGCCCCGACTCCAAACTCGCGCGGCTGAGCCCTCGCGAACGCGACGTGCTCGCGCTGATGGCCGAGGGCCTCGGCAACGCCGCCATCGCCGAGAAGCTGTTCGTCACGGACGGCGCGGTCCACAAGCACATCCGCAGCATCTTCGCCAAACTCGAACTCTCACCGGACGACCAGACCGACCGCCGGGTCGCCGCCGTCCTGCACTACCTCCGCGGCGAGGCCAGCCGCTGA
- a CDS encoding ABC transporter ATP-binding protein, translated as MLATTTRTAVTLEDVVKTYPGGVRALDGVSLSVDAGTFLAVMGPSGSGKSTLMHCAAGLDTPTSGRAFIEGTEISRLNETKRTELRRARVGFIFQQYNLLPSLSVADNITLPLRLAGAAPDREWIGTLVDRVGLAGRLHHRPSELSGGQQQRVAVARALVSRPAVVFADEPTGALDIRTAREVLDLLRALVDEFGQTVVMVTHDPAAAARADLALVMADGRIADTIVAPAAPHLARRLTELETE; from the coding sequence ATGCTGGCCACGACCACGCGCACCGCGGTGACGCTGGAGGACGTCGTCAAGACGTACCCCGGCGGCGTCCGCGCCCTGGACGGCGTGTCGCTGTCCGTGGACGCCGGCACGTTCCTGGCCGTGATGGGCCCGTCCGGCTCCGGCAAGAGCACGCTGATGCACTGCGCGGCCGGGCTCGACACACCGACCAGCGGACGGGCGTTCATCGAGGGTACGGAGATCAGCCGGCTCAACGAGACGAAGCGCACCGAGCTGCGCCGCGCCCGCGTCGGCTTCATCTTCCAGCAGTACAACCTGCTGCCCTCGCTCAGCGTGGCGGACAACATCACGCTGCCGCTGCGCCTGGCCGGGGCCGCGCCGGACCGCGAGTGGATCGGCACGCTGGTCGACCGCGTCGGCCTGGCCGGGCGTCTGCACCACCGCCCGTCCGAGCTGTCCGGCGGGCAGCAGCAGCGCGTCGCGGTCGCCCGCGCGCTGGTCAGCCGGCCGGCCGTGGTGTTCGCGGACGAGCCGACCGGCGCGCTGGACATCCGTACCGCCCGGGAGGTCCTTGATCTTCTGCGGGCGCTCGTCGACGAGTTCGGCCAGACCGTCGTCATGGTCACCCACGACCCGGCCGCCGCCGCCCGCGCCGATCTCGCGCTGGTGATGGCGGACGGGCGGATCGCCGACACGATCGTCGCGCCGGCCGCGCCGCACCTGGCCCGCCGGCTCACCGAGCTGGAAACGGAGTAA
- a CDS encoding MarR family winged helix-turn-helix transcriptional regulator, giving the protein MSDRITWLDDLIRVQILLWDRVDARLRDAHDVTLARFQALHALAGGPARVGDLAQRMSITVGGASKLADRMVTLGLLAREPDPDDRRASRLALTGAGRDTLAAASVTYAEAVAEAVDPVLPPADRDRLHELVGRLLTRLGG; this is encoded by the coding sequence GTGAGCGACCGCATCACCTGGCTGGACGACCTGATCCGCGTGCAGATCCTGCTCTGGGATCGGGTCGACGCGCGCCTGCGCGACGCGCACGATGTGACGCTGGCCCGCTTCCAGGCGCTGCACGCGCTGGCCGGCGGCCCGGCCCGGGTCGGCGACCTCGCGCAGCGGATGAGCATCACGGTCGGCGGCGCGAGCAAGCTCGCCGACCGGATGGTCACGCTCGGCCTGCTCGCCCGCGAGCCGGACCCGGACGACCGCCGCGCCAGCCGCCTGGCCCTCACCGGTGCCGGCCGGGACACGCTCGCCGCCGCGTCCGTCACCTACGCGGAGGCGGTGGCCGAGGCCGTCGACCCGGTGCTGCCGCCGGCGGATCGGGACCGGCTGCACGAGCTGGTCGGCCGGCTGCTCACCCGGCTCGGCGGATGA
- a CDS encoding siderophore-interacting protein — translation MTQPTGRGTAAREGGRGAGLVRRVSHQERRRRLEVLRVEELSPTMRRVVLGGPELEADFPWVPLAAADHVRIVVPDPETGELALPAPGRRDASAIRDYTPRRFDADAVELTLDFVLHAHGPAGRWATTAAPGDALGVIGPRVSQVFPADCDDYLLIADETGLPAAERFLEELPPEAVVRVLVLAEGPERVLGGGRPADLRRLGAAPVETVIDAVRGVPIGPGSFVWGAGEAAVMRALRTHFRHERGLPAERVAVRGYWREGAAGALSGED, via the coding sequence GTGACACAACCGACTGGCCGCGGCACCGCGGCGCGCGAGGGAGGCAGGGGCGCCGGGCTGGTGCGACGCGTGTCCCACCAGGAGCGGCGACGGCGGCTCGAGGTGCTCCGGGTCGAGGAGCTGAGCCCCACCATGCGCCGCGTCGTGCTGGGCGGGCCGGAGCTGGAGGCCGACTTCCCGTGGGTGCCGCTGGCCGCGGCCGACCACGTGCGGATCGTGGTGCCGGACCCGGAGACCGGCGAGCTGGCGCTGCCCGCGCCGGGCCGCCGGGACGCGAGCGCGATCCGCGACTACACGCCGCGCCGGTTCGACGCGGACGCCGTGGAGCTGACGCTCGACTTCGTGCTGCACGCGCACGGCCCGGCCGGCCGGTGGGCCACCACGGCCGCGCCCGGCGACGCGCTGGGCGTGATCGGGCCGCGGGTCAGCCAGGTCTTCCCGGCCGACTGCGACGACTACCTGCTGATCGCGGACGAGACCGGGCTGCCCGCGGCCGAGCGGTTCCTGGAGGAACTGCCGCCGGAGGCGGTCGTCCGGGTGCTGGTGCTGGCCGAGGGCCCGGAGCGGGTGCTCGGCGGTGGTCGCCCGGCCGACCTCCGCCGGCTGGGCGCGGCGCCGGTGGAGACCGTGATCGACGCGGTGCGCGGCGTGCCGATCGGGCCCGGCTCGTTCGTCTGGGGCGCGGGCGAGGCCGCGGTGATGCGCGCGTTGCGCACCCACTTCCGGCACGAACGGGGCCTGCCGGCCGAGCGGGTGGCGGTCCGCGGCTACTGGCGGGAGGGCGCGGCGGGCGCGCTCTCCGGCGAGGACTGA